In one Spirosoma rigui genomic region, the following are encoded:
- a CDS encoding M13 family metallopeptidase translates to MLRTRQIMGFGLSVLCLIACQKKNEESEVPRRTSFFDRAGMDTTVNPGDDFFTYANGGWLKKTTIPGDQTGWGSFYQLYEENQLKTRSILEEAAAANAKTGSVEQQVGDLYASGMDTVTIDKLGYEPVKAELARIAALTDYKGVLTYIATDKTNRGGEFIGLYVGADDRQSSINRINFGQSGLSLPEKDYYTKSDEPTKKIRSAFVAYVAKLFTMVGVDSLSAKTKADAILEFETTLARSHKSPADLRDPIANYNKFAVADLTKQMPNLDWRTLLTGMSLEKIDTVLVAQPAYYRALDQLLPTTPVSVLKDRLVFDLLNNNASLLSKPFERASFEFNSKTLYGQPQQPERWKRIASRVDQSLGEALGQLWVKKYFPAEAKERMLTLVDNLQKVYRERIEKLDWMAPETKKVALVKLDKFVKKIGYPDKWKDYSDVEIKRDDYFGNVTRARAHYYTEEFAKINKPVDKAEWSMTPPTVNAYANPTNNEIVFPAGILQFPFFDKDADNAINYGGIAMVIGHEMTHLFDDQGRQYDANGNLRDWWTKQDAERFSAKTQTVVNQYNGYSILDNLHLNGRLTLGENLADLGGITLAYQAFKLTKQGQGTEKIDGFTPDQRFFLGFAQVWRIKIRPETERVYVSTDPHSPAKFRVNGPLTNFAPFYQAFAVKPGQKLYKPEVDQAKVW, encoded by the coding sequence ATGTTGCGCACAAGACAAATTATGGGCTTCGGTTTGAGCGTGTTATGCCTGATCGCCTGCCAGAAAAAAAACGAAGAAAGCGAGGTACCCCGTCGCACGTCATTCTTTGACCGGGCGGGCATGGATACCACCGTGAATCCGGGCGATGATTTTTTCACGTATGCCAACGGGGGCTGGCTGAAGAAGACTACTATTCCGGGCGACCAAACGGGGTGGGGGTCGTTCTACCAGCTTTACGAAGAGAATCAGCTCAAAACCAGGTCTATTCTGGAGGAGGCCGCTGCGGCCAACGCTAAAACCGGTAGTGTAGAACAGCAGGTAGGTGACCTGTACGCCAGTGGTATGGACACCGTAACGATTGATAAACTCGGGTACGAACCGGTAAAGGCGGAGTTGGCCCGCATTGCCGCTCTGACCGACTACAAAGGTGTATTGACTTACATCGCCACCGACAAAACCAATCGGGGGGGCGAGTTTATTGGTCTGTACGTGGGTGCCGATGATCGGCAAAGCTCCATAAACCGAATTAATTTCGGGCAGTCAGGCCTGTCGTTGCCGGAGAAGGACTATTACACCAAGAGCGACGAGCCCACGAAGAAGATTCGGTCTGCCTTCGTCGCCTACGTCGCGAAACTGTTCACGATGGTTGGTGTCGATTCGCTGTCGGCGAAAACCAAAGCCGATGCCATTCTGGAGTTTGAAACGACACTGGCCAGGTCCCACAAGTCACCCGCCGATCTGCGCGATCCCATTGCCAACTACAATAAGTTTGCCGTGGCTGACCTTACCAAACAAATGCCCAACCTCGACTGGCGCACGCTGCTTACCGGCATGAGCCTGGAAAAAATAGATACGGTACTCGTTGCGCAGCCCGCTTACTACCGGGCGCTGGATCAGTTGCTGCCTACTACGCCAGTTAGTGTGTTGAAAGATCGCCTGGTGTTCGACCTGCTGAATAACAACGCCAGCCTGCTCAGCAAACCGTTTGAGCGGGCCAGTTTCGAGTTCAACAGCAAAACACTGTACGGGCAGCCCCAGCAGCCGGAACGCTGGAAGCGAATTGCCAGCCGCGTCGATCAATCGCTTGGCGAAGCGCTGGGTCAGTTGTGGGTGAAGAAATATTTTCCGGCCGAAGCAAAGGAGCGGATGCTGACGCTGGTCGATAACCTGCAGAAAGTATACCGTGAGCGCATCGAAAAGCTAGACTGGATGGCTCCCGAAACAAAAAAGGTGGCCCTGGTGAAGCTCGATAAGTTCGTTAAAAAGATCGGCTACCCTGACAAGTGGAAAGACTATTCCGATGTCGAGATCAAGCGGGACGATTATTTCGGGAACGTGACACGGGCCCGCGCTCATTACTACACCGAAGAGTTTGCCAAGATCAACAAACCCGTCGACAAGGCCGAATGGAGCATGACACCCCCCACGGTAAATGCCTACGCCAATCCGACCAACAATGAGATCGTGTTTCCGGCCGGTATTCTGCAATTCCCGTTCTTCGATAAGGATGCCGACAATGCGATCAACTACGGTGGTATTGCGATGGTTATTGGTCACGAAATGACCCACCTCTTCGACGACCAGGGTCGCCAGTATGATGCCAATGGTAACCTGCGCGACTGGTGGACCAAACAGGATGCCGAACGCTTCTCGGCCAAAACACAGACGGTTGTGAATCAATACAATGGTTACTCCATTCTGGATAACCTGCACCTGAACGGCCGCCTGACGCTGGGCGAGAACCTGGCTGACTTGGGCGGTATTACCCTGGCCTACCAGGCATTCAAACTGACCAAGCAAGGGCAGGGTACCGAAAAAATTGATGGGTTCACCCCCGATCAGCGTTTCTTCCTGGGTTTCGCGCAGGTATGGCGCATTAAAATTCGCCCCGAAACCGAGCGCGTCTACGTCAGCACCGATCCTCACTCGCCAGCTAAGTTTCGAGTCAATGGTCCCCTGACCAATTTTGCGCCGTTCTACCAGGCCTTCGCTGTGAAACCGGGCCAGAAGTTGTACAAGCCCGAGGTGGACCAGGCAAAGGTTTGGTAA
- a CDS encoding YheT family hydrolase translates to MPLIAPSTYKPPTRLWNGHLQTIIPALFRKVAVSYVRERIDTPDDDFLDLDWAFPDRQPAGNDSRPIDGTTLVVLSHGLEGSSTSTYLAGMVRHLTRNGFNCLAWHYRSCSGELNRQQRFYHIGDTGDLHHVLDYVRTKGYRTIYLMGFSAGGSVTLKYLGEQGATIDPTIRKAVTFSVPLDLIGATRRLEQWDSLVYNYRFNRTLKRKVLQKAAVMPGTLLTDAVRKARSVREFDALFTAPMNGFRDVTDYYTQSSSLQFLPAIAIPTLIVNAKNDPFLSPECFPEALARELPNVWMEFPEAGGHCGFPPKTSGSPDQPQPYWSEERAVAFLT, encoded by the coding sequence ATGCCGCTGATTGCCCCGTCGACTTACAAGCCCCCCACCCGCCTGTGGAACGGGCACCTGCAAACCATCATTCCTGCGTTGTTCCGCAAGGTTGCGGTCAGCTACGTCCGTGAGCGAATCGACACCCCCGATGATGATTTTCTGGATCTGGACTGGGCTTTCCCCGACAGGCAACCGGCTGGCAACGACAGTCGGCCCATCGACGGGACCACGCTCGTCGTGCTTTCTCACGGCCTCGAAGGCAGTTCTACCAGCACGTATCTGGCGGGTATGGTGCGGCACCTGACCCGAAACGGGTTCAACTGCCTGGCCTGGCACTACCGGTCGTGCAGTGGCGAACTGAACCGGCAGCAGCGCTTTTACCACATCGGCGACACCGGCGATTTGCACCACGTTCTCGACTATGTCCGCACCAAAGGCTATCGAACGATCTACCTGATGGGCTTCAGCGCCGGCGGCAGCGTCACGCTAAAATACCTCGGCGAACAGGGCGCAACGATCGATCCAACCATCCGGAAAGCGGTTACCTTCTCGGTCCCACTCGATTTGATCGGAGCAACCCGCCGGCTCGAACAGTGGGATAGCCTGGTCTATAATTACCGGTTCAACCGGACACTAAAACGCAAAGTGCTGCAAAAAGCGGCTGTTATGCCGGGCACCCTATTGACCGACGCGGTTCGCAAGGCCCGCAGCGTTCGTGAATTTGACGCCCTGTTCACCGCTCCTATGAACGGATTTCGGGATGTGACGGACTACTACACACAAAGTAGTTCGCTGCAGTTTTTGCCAGCCATTGCCATTCCCACGCTCATCGTCAACGCTAAAAATGATCCGTTTCTGTCGCCCGAGTGCTTCCCCGAAGCACTGGCGCGGGAACTACCCAATGTCTGGATGGAGTTCCCCGAAGCGGGAGGTCACTGTGGTTTTCCACCAAAAACATCCGGCAGCCCGGATCAACCCCAACCATACTGGTCGGAAGAACGGGCCGTAGCATTTTTAACTTAA
- the serA gene encoding phosphoglycerate dehydrogenase — protein sequence MITQPPTLGPAEQTFYIIDFDSTFTKVEALDVLGEISLIGRPDRDDVLDQIKVITDRGMSGEIGLADSLALRLNLLNAHRDHLPALIETLMGKISDSFQRNQAFITENADHIYVVSSGFREFIVPIVTSLGVKESHVFANTFTYDDNGKINGCDHSNPLASDGGKVKLMRDLNLDGDVYVIGDGYTDYEIREAGLANKFYAFTENVTRPKVIAKADHITPSLDEFLFDNKLSRSQSYPKSRIKVLLLENVHPIAVQLFEQEGFNVEIHKGALDEDELIEAIRDVSILGIRSKTMVTRRVLEHANKLMTVGAFCIGTNQIDLATCTERGIAVFNAPYSNTRSVVELAIGEIIMLIRGIVPKSNAMHQGVWDKSAKNSYEVRGKKLGLVGYGNIGTQLSVVAEALGMEVYFYDAVDKLALGNARKCKSLDELLAVSDIISLHTDGRKENKNLISYREFGLMKNGVIFLNLSRGHIVDIPALVDAIERGKVIGAGIDVFPQEPKTNNEEFINALRSLPNVILTPHIGGSTEEAQANIGQFVPGKLLEYMNNGSTYGSVNFPELQLPLLKDSHRLLHIHTNVPGILAKMNNIFANNDINIQGQYLKTNEQIGYVITDIAKEYADTVVSELRSIDHTIKFRLLY from the coding sequence ATGATCACCCAACCACCAACCCTCGGCCCGGCCGAACAAACCTTTTACATCATTGATTTCGACAGCACATTTACCAAAGTAGAAGCTTTGGATGTGCTGGGTGAGATTTCCCTCATCGGTCGCCCCGACCGCGACGATGTACTCGACCAGATCAAAGTGATCACAGACCGAGGTATGTCGGGGGAGATTGGCCTGGCGGATTCGCTGGCGTTGCGGCTCAACTTACTCAACGCCCATCGCGATCACCTGCCCGCCCTCATTGAAACATTGATGGGCAAAATTTCGGATTCGTTCCAGCGTAATCAGGCGTTCATCACCGAAAATGCCGACCATATATATGTTGTATCGAGTGGGTTCCGGGAGTTCATCGTTCCAATCGTAACGTCGCTGGGCGTCAAAGAAAGTCACGTCTTCGCCAACACTTTCACCTACGATGACAACGGGAAGATCAATGGCTGCGACCACAGCAATCCACTGGCCTCGGACGGCGGCAAGGTAAAATTGATGCGCGACCTCAACCTCGATGGCGATGTCTACGTGATTGGGGATGGCTATACCGACTACGAAATTCGGGAAGCTGGGCTGGCCAACAAATTCTACGCTTTCACGGAGAACGTTACCCGGCCCAAAGTAATCGCCAAAGCCGACCATATCACGCCCTCTCTCGATGAATTCCTGTTCGACAATAAACTAAGCCGCAGCCAGTCGTATCCTAAAAGCCGGATCAAGGTATTGCTGCTGGAAAACGTGCACCCGATTGCCGTTCAGCTGTTCGAACAGGAAGGTTTCAATGTTGAAATTCACAAGGGTGCCCTCGACGAGGATGAACTGATCGAAGCCATTCGGGACGTATCGATTCTGGGTATTCGTTCCAAAACGATGGTTACCCGCCGGGTACTGGAGCACGCCAACAAGCTGATGACCGTTGGAGCCTTCTGCATTGGTACCAACCAGATCGACCTGGCAACCTGCACCGAACGCGGCATCGCCGTTTTCAACGCGCCTTACAGCAATACCCGCTCGGTGGTGGAGCTGGCCATTGGCGAAATCATTATGCTGATCCGGGGTATCGTCCCAAAAAGCAACGCCATGCACCAGGGCGTTTGGGATAAGTCGGCCAAGAACAGTTACGAAGTGCGGGGTAAAAAACTCGGCCTGGTTGGATACGGGAATATCGGCACGCAACTTTCGGTGGTTGCCGAAGCCCTCGGCATGGAAGTCTACTTCTACGATGCCGTCGATAAGCTCGCCTTAGGCAATGCCCGCAAGTGCAAGTCGCTGGATGAATTGCTGGCTGTTTCTGACATTATCAGCCTGCACACCGATGGCCGGAAAGAAAACAAGAATCTGATCAGCTACCGGGAATTCGGCCTCATGAAGAACGGGGTCATTTTCCTCAATCTTTCCCGGGGCCATATTGTCGACATTCCGGCGCTGGTCGACGCTATTGAACGGGGTAAGGTGATTGGTGCGGGAATCGACGTATTTCCGCAGGAGCCCAAAACCAACAACGAGGAGTTCATCAATGCGTTGCGCAGTCTGCCAAACGTAATCCTGACCCCTCACATTGGCGGCAGCACCGAAGAAGCCCAGGCAAATATCGGTCAGTTCGTACCCGGAAAACTGCTCGAATACATGAACAATGGCAGCACGTATGGCAGCGTCAATTTCCCGGAACTCCAGCTTCCGCTGCTCAAGGATTCGCACCGGCTGCTCCACATTCACACGAACGTGCCGGGGATTCTGGCCAAGATGAACAACATTTTTGCCAACAACGACATAAACATTCAGGGTCAGTACCTGAAAACGAACGAGCAGATCGGTTATGTCATCACCGACATTGCCAAGGAATATGCCGATACGGTCGTGAGCGAACTCCGCAGCATCGACCATACGATCAAGTTTAGACTTCTATATTAA
- a CDS encoding spore photoproduct lyase family protein — protein sequence MPARVVFTADALKEPFGQAMYERISALNLPIEVAKNNRITGLRGANERETYRIAKNTLAVVNAPPGAFRLQPIPPSADWQMNLAEGCPAHCQYCYLAGSLSGPPVVRAYANLPRMLAHTATYEGTYPPNKTWQNSSDANRPTTFEVSCYTDVLGIEHLTGSLAECIRYYGTREQAQLRFVSKYDQVDGLLDLPHNGQTRARFSLNADVIARRLEGGTASVEARLQALRKLALPRHLGSGGYPVGIVLAPLMPIPDWRDHYTELLDRIAATLAVPQSGVPIDVNVEFITHRFTPGSKDVLMQWYPNTSLEMDELTRAEKRNKFGGTKYVYLPAVMKEMKAFFYEEWQKRFPNAPILYWT from the coding sequence ATGCCGGCGCGCGTCGTCTTTACGGCGGATGCGTTGAAAGAACCCTTTGGGCAGGCTATGTACGAACGTATTTCGGCCCTTAATCTACCGATTGAGGTTGCTAAAAACAATCGTATTACGGGCCTGCGCGGGGCCAATGAGCGCGAAACTTACCGCATTGCCAAAAACACGTTAGCGGTAGTCAACGCCCCGCCGGGTGCTTTCCGGCTGCAACCCATTCCCCCCTCTGCTGACTGGCAGATGAATCTGGCCGAAGGCTGTCCGGCCCACTGCCAGTATTGTTACCTGGCCGGTAGCCTGTCGGGACCGCCCGTAGTACGGGCCTACGCCAACCTCCCCAGGATGCTGGCCCATACGGCTACGTATGAGGGTACATATCCGCCTAATAAAACCTGGCAAAATTCCAGCGATGCCAACCGGCCCACTACGTTCGAGGTAAGTTGTTATACCGACGTACTGGGGATCGAACACCTGACGGGAAGTCTGGCCGAGTGTATCCGGTATTACGGTACACGTGAGCAGGCACAACTGCGCTTTGTCAGCAAGTACGACCAGGTTGACGGGTTACTCGACCTGCCGCATAACGGGCAGACCCGGGCGCGTTTCAGCCTCAACGCCGACGTTATTGCGCGACGGCTGGAAGGGGGAACGGCCTCGGTCGAAGCTCGGTTGCAGGCGCTGCGAAAGCTGGCCTTACCCCGGCATCTGGGTAGTGGTGGCTATCCCGTCGGTATCGTGCTGGCCCCTTTGATGCCCATCCCGGATTGGCGCGACCACTACACCGAACTACTCGACCGAATTGCAGCCACACTCGCTGTGCCGCAATCAGGCGTTCCCATCGATGTCAACGTTGAATTTATTACGCACCGCTTCACCCCCGGTTCGAAAGACGTACTGATGCAGTGGTACCCGAATACGTCGTTGGAGATGGACGAGCTGACCCGCGCCGAGAAGCGCAACAAATTCGGTGGTACGAAATACGTGTACCTGCCAGCTGTCATGAAGGAAATGAAAGCGTTCTTTTACGAGGAGTGGCAGAAGCGCTTCCCAAACGCACCGATTCTGTACTGGACGTAA
- a CDS encoding DinB family protein produces the protein MEIPAFVRSGRRLARLANAMPDTVFNRQLGGKWSVAGTLQHLYLSARPVLRLMDGPRDVFQQWPIASSTSRSYEEIAASYRQALARGVKAPEAMSPRAADMVVDRATVIGRFIDVYESLGATAATWPEADLDHYQLPHPALGLVTLREMLDFVDIHTQHHLAGLTEQVS, from the coding sequence ATGGAAATACCCGCGTTTGTGCGCTCGGGCCGCCGTCTTGCCCGGCTGGCCAATGCGATGCCCGATACGGTATTTAACCGGCAACTGGGCGGTAAATGGTCCGTTGCCGGGACTCTACAGCACCTCTACCTGTCGGCTCGCCCCGTGCTACGACTCATGGATGGACCACGCGATGTATTTCAGCAGTGGCCGATAGCCAGTAGTACATCCCGGTCCTACGAAGAAATTGCCGCATCATACCGTCAGGCCCTGGCGAGGGGAGTGAAGGCACCGGAGGCCATGTCGCCCCGGGCCGCCGACATGGTCGTTGATCGGGCGACCGTTATCGGACGGTTTATTGATGTCTACGAATCCCTCGGTGCAACGGCTGCTACGTGGCCGGAGGCCGATCTGGATCACTACCAGCTACCCCATCCGGCGCTTGGTTTGGTGACTCTTCGGGAAATGCTTGACTTCGTGGACATACACACACAGCACCACCTGGCTGGTCTGACCGAACAGGTATCATAA
- a CDS encoding aminotransferase class V-fold PLP-dependent enzyme has translation MKNTYFTPGPAELYPSFARHLQTAMDEQIGSISHRSQRFRDIYKFTDEQLRTLLTIPATHGIFFTGSASEVWERVVFNCVEHESFHLVNGSFSQKFHDYAQSLHKYAHVFEKPFGEGFDATDIEVPEYAELVCLTHNETSSGVQMRPADMHKLKRKYPKKLFVVDMVSSAPYPNLDFSLIDSAFFSVQKAFGMPAGLGVWIANQACLAKAERLQKYESITTGAHHTLPTLWKHYQTFETPATPNVLYIYLLGKIAEDLNRIGIDTVRKQTEEKARMLYKFLDDSSRYKPFVEAERHRSQTVVVATTKNPADTIASAKQAGMIIGSGYGSFKDSQVRIANFPAVSIDQVQLLINELKK, from the coding sequence ATGAAAAACACCTACTTCACCCCCGGTCCCGCCGAGTTGTATCCATCTTTCGCCCGCCATCTGCAAACGGCGATGGACGAACAGATCGGGTCAATTTCGCACCGGAGCCAGCGATTTCGGGACATTTACAAATTCACCGATGAGCAGCTGCGGACGTTGCTGACCATTCCGGCAACCCACGGTATTTTCTTTACCGGATCGGCCTCGGAAGTGTGGGAGCGGGTCGTGTTCAATTGCGTAGAGCACGAAAGCTTCCACCTGGTCAACGGGTCGTTTTCCCAGAAATTCCACGACTACGCCCAGAGTTTGCACAAATATGCTCATGTGTTCGAGAAGCCCTTTGGTGAAGGCTTTGATGCGACCGATATCGAGGTTCCGGAATACGCCGAGCTGGTATGCCTGACCCACAACGAAACATCGTCGGGTGTGCAGATGCGGCCGGCCGACATGCACAAGCTAAAGCGCAAATACCCGAAAAAGCTGTTTGTGGTCGACATGGTATCGTCGGCACCCTACCCCAATCTGGATTTCAGCCTGATCGACTCCGCGTTTTTCTCGGTTCAGAAAGCGTTTGGTATGCCCGCTGGCTTAGGGGTCTGGATCGCCAATCAGGCATGTCTGGCTAAAGCCGAGCGGCTGCAGAAGTATGAGTCCATTACCACTGGCGCCCATCATACATTGCCAACGCTTTGGAAACACTACCAGACGTTTGAGACACCTGCCACGCCTAACGTACTGTATATTTACCTACTGGGTAAAATTGCCGAAGACCTCAACCGGATTGGTATCGATACGGTTCGGAAACAGACAGAAGAGAAGGCCAGGATGTTGTATAAATTCCTGGATGACTCCAGCCGGTACAAGCCGTTTGTCGAAGCCGAACGCCATCGTTCTCAGACAGTTGTCGTGGCTACGACCAAAAATCCGGCGGATACTATTGCCTCGGCAAAACAGGCGGGTATGATCATCGGGAGCGGCTACGGTTCCTTCAAGGATTCGCAGGTACGTATTGCCAACTTCCCGGCTGTTTCGATCGACCAAGTGCAGTTATTAATTAACGAATTGAAGAAGTAG